In Zingiber officinale cultivar Zhangliang chromosome 8B, Zo_v1.1, whole genome shotgun sequence, a single genomic region encodes these proteins:
- the LOC122013776 gene encoding probable CCR4-associated factor 1 homolog 11 — MAVAVVNNDMLISSSAASTSRIEVRSVWAHNLDEEFALIRSAVPFHPFVALDTEYPGVVVASKNPYCTLTLPQRYELIRANVEALRIVQVGLTLSDAAGNLPCAIYSDGTCVRYVWEFNFRDFDINRDRYAPSSVELLKANGIDFQKNQIWGIDSCRFAHHLATSGLLSFGHFSPVSWVTFQGAYDFAFLVKMLTCDCKLPKTVREFLHLVHFFFGKRVFDVKHLCKHCPGLYGGLERVASTVRVERAVGSRHQSGSDSLLTWQVFYQIASRVNPQLIDRPEHMGTLYDLQLQ; from the coding sequence ATGGCTGTCGCAGTTGTCAACAACGATATGCTAATTTCCTCTTCCGCCGCCAGCACCAGCAGAATCGAGGTTCGCTCCGTGTGGGCTCATAACCTCGACGAGGAGTTCGCCCTTATCCGCTCCGCCGTCCCGTTCCACCCCTTCGTCGCATTGGACACCGAGTATCCTGGCGTCGTCGTCGCTTCCAAAAATCCCTACTGCACCCTCACCCTCCCCCAGCGCTACGAATTGATCCGCGCCAACGTCGAGGCCCTCCGCATCGTCCAGGTCGGTCTCACCCTCTCCGACGCCGCCGGCAACCTCCCATGTGCCATCTACAGCGACGGCACTTGTGTGCGTTACGTGTGGGAATTTAATTTCCGTGACTTCGACATCAACCGCGACCGTTACGCCCCTTCCTCCGTCGAGCTGCTCAAGGCTAATGGCATCGACTTCCAAAAGAATCAAATATGGGGCATCGACTCTTGCAGATTCGCCCACCACTTGGCCACCTCCGGCTTGCTTTCCTTTGGCCATTTTTCTCCTGTCTCCTGGGTTACCTTCCAAGGCGCCTATGACTTCGCCTTCCTAGTCAAGATGCTGACATGTGACTGCAAATTACCAAAGACCGTTCGTGAGTTCTTGCACCTCGTTCACTTCTTTTTCGGCAAAAGGGTGTTCGATGTGAAGCACCTTTGCAAGCATTGTCCTGGGCTTTACGGAGGATTGGAGCGGGTGGCCTCTACCGTCCGAGTTGAGCGAGCAGTGGGCTCTCGACATCAGTCCGGCTCCGATAGCTTATTAACATGGCAGGTGTTCTATCAAATCGCTTCTCGTGTGAATCCACAACTCATTGATCGTCCAGAACACATGGGAACACTCTATGACCTCCAACTGCAATAG
- the LOC122013778 gene encoding sec-independent protein translocase protein TATB, chloroplastic-like, with protein sequence MGSATVLASLCYCSLSLSSSSHSMKVALLISSRPPSRASPKIPPSSHLRRFFSALHLPRPPLWDDLKPLVRPLSFGNFARKEKKVKFHGKVVRASLFGVGAPEALVIGVVALLVFGPKGLAKEEN encoded by the exons ATGGGCTCTGCAACAGTCCTCGCATCACTCTGCTActgctccctctccctctcctcctcttcccaCTCGATGAAGGTGGCCCTCCTCATCTCTTCCCGTCCGCCCTCTAGGGCTTCTCCCAAAATCCCACCTTCGTCCCATCTCCGCAGATTCTTTTCCGCACTCCACCTGCCTCGACCCCCGCTGTGGGACGACCTCAAGCCGTTGGTAAGGCCTCTTTCTTTTGGAAACTTTGCGCGCAAAG AGAAAAAGGTGAAATTTCATGGTAAAGTTGTTCGTGCTTCTTTATTTGGAGTGGGTGCTCCTGAAGCATTGGTTATTGGAGTGGTAGCTCTGCTGGTGTTTGGCCCTAAAGGCCTAGCTAAG GAAGAGAATTGA
- the LOC122013777 gene encoding probable CCR4-associated factor 1 homolog 11 encodes MAVAVVNNDMLISSSAASTSRIEVRSVWAHNLDEEFALIRSAVPFHPFVALDTEYPGVVVASKNPYCTLTLPQRYELIRANVEALRIVQVGLTLSDAVGNLPCAIYSDGTCVRYVWEFNFRDFDINRDRYAPSSVELLKANGIDFQKNQIWGIDSCRFAHHLATSGLLSFGHFSPVSWVTFQGAYDFAFLVKMLTCDCKLPKTVREFLHLVHFFFGKRAFDVKHLSKHCPGLYGGLERVASTVRVERAVGSRHQSGSDSLLTWQVFYQIASRVNPQLIDRPEHMGTLYDLQLQ; translated from the coding sequence ATGGCTGTCGCAGTTGTCAACAACGATATGCTAATTTCCTCTTCCGCCGCCAGCACCAGCAGAATCGAGGTTCGCTCCGTGTGGGCTCATAACCTCGACGAGGAGTTCGCCCTTATCCGCTCCGCCGTCCCGTTCCACCCCTTCGTCGCATTGGACACCGAGTATCCTGGAGTCGTCGTCGCTTCCAAAAATCCCTATTGCACCCTCACCCTCCCCCAGCGCTACGAATTGATCCGCGCCAACGTCGAGGCCCTCCGCATCGTCCAGGTCGGTCTCACCCTCTCCGACGCCGTCGGCAACCTCCCATGTGCCATCTACAGCGACGGCACTTGTGTGCGTTACGTGTGGGAATTTAATTTCCGTGACTTCGACATCAACCGCGACCGTTACGCCCCTTCCTCCGTCGAGCTGCTCAAGGCTAATGGCATCGACTTCCAAAAGAATCAAATATGGGGCATCGACTCTTGCAGATTCGCCCACCACTTGGCCACCTCCGGCTTGCTTTCCTTTGGCCATTTTTCTCCTGTCTCCTGGGTTACCTTCCAAGGCGCCTATGACTTCGCCTTCCTAGTCAAGATGCTGACATGTGACTGCAAATTACCAAAGACCGTTCGTGAGTTCTTGCACCTCGTTCACTTCTTTTTCGGCAAAAGGGCGTTCGATGTGAAGCACCTTAGCAAGCATTGTCCTGGGCTTTACGGAGGATTGGAGCGGGTGGCCTCTACCGTCCGAGTTGAGCGAGCAGTGGGCTCTCGACATCAGTCCGGCTCCGATAGCTTATTAACATGGCAGGTGTTCTATCAAATCGCTTCTCGTGTGAATCCACAACTCATTGATCGTCCAGAACACATGGGAACACTCTATGACCTCCAACTGCAATAG